The following proteins come from a genomic window of Solea solea chromosome 3, fSolSol10.1, whole genome shotgun sequence:
- the LOC131456792 gene encoding uncharacterized protein LOC131456792, whose product MMTSPNFVFLVAYLLFRKLAEMNHLVLSTTAHQDIGFISANVGDNVTLSCLFTVDDFKLYWYKQTLGQKPQLICAVQTSGASGQTHSFYNDFRQNPRFSLQTDAGLNHLNISDVQLSDSATYFCVSGHSRWLEFIEVITVSVEGSRWNLHPLVHQSESQRLQPGDSVTLNCTVDTGACAGEEHSVYWLKNSQEPHHGTIYTKGDRSDQCERKPNTQTHTCVYKLPMNSVNLSHAGTYYCAVAACGHILFGNGTKLDFNDQSSMYIMAGALTFTTLLSILLAFLLYKRDKCSESCAQLSARSTSNEEGNRDGDNVHYAALSVHLPNRSRRQMDNANNECMYSSVQH is encoded by the exons ATGATGACATCTCCAAACTTTGTCTTCTTAGTGGCGTATTTGCTCTTTAGGAAACTGG CTGAGATGAACCatcttgttctgtccacaacTGCTCATCAAGACATTGGATTTATATCAGCTAATGTTGGTGACAACGtgactttgtcatgtttattcacTGTGGATGATTTTAAACTTTACTGGTACAAGCAAACACTGGGTCAGAAGCCACAGCTTATCTGTGCCGTACAAACGTCAGGTGCAAGTGGACAAACGCACAgtttttataatgattttagaCAAAATCCACGCTTCTCACTTCAAACTGATGCTGGTTTGAATCACCTAAACATTTCTGATGTTCAACTTTCAGACTCAGCGACTTACTTTTGTGTAAGCGGTCACTCACGTTGGCTTGAATTTATAGAAGTCATCACTGTGAGTGTGGAGGGTTCAAGGTGGAATCTTCACCCTCTGGTCCATCAGTCAGAGTCACAAAGACTTCAGCCAGGAGATTCTGTCACTCTCAACTGTACAGTTGACACAGGAGCATGTGCTGGAGAAGAACACAGCGTTTACTGGCTCAAGAACTCTCAAGAACCTCACCATGGAACCATTTACACCAAAGGAGACAGAAGTGAtcagtgtgagaggaaacccaacactcaaacacacacctgtgtctacAAATTACCAATGAACAGTGTGAATCTCTCTCATGCTGGGACCTACTACTGTGCTGTCGCCGCATGTGGACATATACTGTTTGGGAACGGGACCAAACTGGACTTTAACG ACCAGTCATCAATGTATATCATGGCTGGAGCTTTGACATTCACCACCCTCCTGAGTATTTTACTGGCTTTCTTACTGTACAAGAGAGACAAATGTTCAG AGTCTTGTGCCCAATTATCAGCTCGCTCCACATCAAATGAAGAG ggaaacagagatggagacaaTGTCCACTATGCTGCTTTAAGTGTCCACCTGCCTAACAGATCAAGAAGACAGATGGACAATGCAAATAATGAATGCATGTACTCCAGTGTTCAACATTAA
- the LOC131456791 gene encoding uncharacterized protein LOC131456791: protein MMTSPNFAFLVAYLLLGKMAETNHLVLSTTAHQDIGFISANVGDNVTLSCLFTVDDFKLHWYKQTLGQKPQLICVVQNTGKMHTFYNEFRQNTRVSLQTDAGLNHLNISDVQLSDSATYFCVSVRSVWFEFQEVITVSVEGSRWNLHPLVHQSESQRLQPGDSVTLNCTVDTGACAGEEHSVYWLKNSQEPHHGTIYTKGDRSDQCERKPNTQTHTCVYKLPMNSVNLSHAGTYYCAVAACGHILFGNGTKLDFKDEVNHRLLVYSAVSTLLSVLLAFSICIINKRNNSSSADSHAMLSPSSKTHAKTHQNEDALRRLVREADDTWTVCVYSGVTQ, encoded by the exons ATGATGACATCTCCAAACTTTGCTTTCTTAGTGGCGTATTTGCTCTTGGGGAAAATGG CTGAGACGAACCatcttgttctgtccacaacTGCTCATCAAGACATTGGATTTATATCAGCTAATGTTGGTGACAACGtgactttgtcatgtttattcacTGTGGATGATTTTAAACTTCACTGGTACAAGCAAACACTGGGTCAGAAGCCACAGCTTATCTGTGTTGTGCAAAATACTGGCAAAATGCACACTTTTTATAATGAGTTTAGACAAAATACACGCGTCTCACTTCAAACTGATGCTGGTTTGAATCACTTAAACATTTCTGATGTTCAACTTTCAGACTCAGCGACTTACTTTTGTGTAAGCGTTCGGTCAGTTTGGTTTGAATTTCAAGAAGTCATCACTGTGAGTGTGGAGGGTTCAAGGTGGAATCTTCACCCTCTGGTCCATCAGTCAGAGTCACAAAGACTTCAGCCAGGAGATTCTGTCACTCTCAACTGTACAGTTGACACAGGAGCATGTGCTGGAGAAGAACACAGCGTTTACTGGCTCAAGAACTCTCAAGAACCTCACCATGGAACCATTTACACCAAAGGAGACAGAAGTGAtcagtgtgagaggaaacccaacactcaaacacacacctgtgtctacAAATTACCAATGAACAGTGTGAATCTCTCTCATGCTGGGACCTACTACTGTGCTGTCGCCGCATGTGGACATATACTGTTTGGGAACGGGACCAAACTGGACTTTAAGG ATGAGGTCAATCATCGTTTACTCGTATATTCAGCAGTCTCCACCCTCCTGAGTGTTTTACTGGCTTTCTCAATCTGCATCATTAACAAGAGAAACAACAGCTCTAGTGCAG ATTCTCATGCCATGCTCTCACCGTCCTCCAAAACACACGCAAAG ACTCACCAGAATGAAGACGCCCTGAGGAGACTTGTGAGAGAGGCGGACGACAcctggactgtgtgtgtttactctggTGTAACACAGTAG